Sequence from the Amaranthus tricolor cultivar Red isolate AtriRed21 chromosome 16, ASM2621246v1, whole genome shotgun sequence genome:
taataaacaatagtgATGTTTATTTTCAGCAGATCAGATAAAGATTGATTTATTTTGACAATTTCTGCTTAATTTTATCctctttatttgttaatttttgttttatttattttttatttttaattaaaaataaataatgaaagaaatatatacaaaatttattttgagaaaattaatcttttattatatGGAGTATGACTTACATTTTGATAGCTTTTGTGGTGCACCACCACTAATTAGAATCAGATCAGTAGTCGGCAGAAAATGACCTCAAATTGGTGATCGAACTGCTTTATACTTCTACAGTTCTACCTTTATATTTTGACTCCTAATTTTGTTGTTgcaaaattgagaaaacaaATCTTTTTTTACTCCTTTTTGTGTGGTTGGTGATTCAATTAATGTAAAAATGGTCAAAAAGAATTTATACCACTCGATGCAAATACAAATCTGGGCACATAGTTGATGATGGGATTTTATTTCAGATATTATTTTTTCATGAAAAGttttgagtttgatttttatttagttattttctGTTCTATATTCTCTTATTCTaatcaaatatttatttgagtattgtattattcatcaattactcttactttttattttttttccgtaatatataaatttttgaaaagttatgtgaaatcttatttaataCTTTCAATgtgaattttattaatatcattttttataatttttaagaaagtacAAGTAGAAATTTTTAAGATTCAAATATAGTCATTCATATATGTGTAAAACCAAATAGAACTGttgattaaaatattaaaaagtaaaatctaGGCATATTAACTCTActttattcctttttttttgtgttCACATCTATTTTTGTTGGATTCATATTTGAGTACATGATTGATTTACAAAGAGAATAATAATTTCTGtggcaaaataaatttaaattcatgGAATTTAAAATTAAGGATCGAAATAAATAAAGGGAAATCAAACTCTTAATTAGCCTTCTTACATTTAGAACAggtatgatttgtccgcattttttaggaaaaaaaaaaaaaaatcttcattcAGATCTTACTTTGTACGGGATACTGAGAGTGTACTTTACCTTTACCTTTATCTTTACCTTTACCTTTAGTTCATCTTactaaaataatactcctataacatttaaacaaaaaatagtaTAACATTTAGATAACACGagacaaacaaaaaataaaacaaacaagtttataagtaataaaaaaagtttaaattgacAAACTTTTAGAAATGAAGTAAATAGATCGCACAATCTTATAATACCTTCATCTAATTGAACAAAActtttctaaattaattaatcaccaAGTTTTACTCAAACTCGTGATCAATCAaactatataataaaaatatttacatttaCCCCTAAATTACAAACAATTTTTTACACTTCTTTTTAATCTACTCCAAGGATGATATATCATCAAGTAGAAAAAACAACTATAAATTAACTTACATACCCTgattctaataaaaaaaaattaacttcagctacaaattatactaattttggtTTACTTGTTTAAATCtcttcatataaataaataaggcCAAAAAATCATTAAGCATAAACTACAATTAGATATATTCTCTATCCCTTTAACCTTATATGTtacatgataaaaagaaaagctAACCCAAAAAATTAACATGGTAGATTAGAGAGTTTATTTGCCTATAAACCTCACGTTAATTGCATACACAATTGATATGGGACATTTCCAATACCTTGCAATTGACCATAACAATCGACCCTGAAATATTTGCCAAGATCGATGTGATGTaaagaactttgatgaacgataatAAAGATTTCAATGAACTAACAAACATTTGAcgaaaaataaaattgcaaaaataacacaatgatttaaggaggttcactcAGTAATGGCTACGTCCTctgtggtgtgtagtttcttgtttatattatttcaatggagCAAAACACTCTTATAAATGAAGTATCACAATTGAGTAAGACATAAacataggctatgtgtttggcttagaggTTATGTGATTGATgtgtttggatgaacaaatgagCTCACTATTTATAGTATTAATTACATTCAATGAGATTACAACCTTAATACTGAGAATTAACCACTTTGAAACTGCTCCAAGAAGTTAAAGGGACGAAAACAGCATCCTATGAATTGTCAGAAGATCCACTCGACCGTAACAGGGgctcgctcgatcgagtgaCCTGGTCGAGCGAGCTACAGGCAGCTTCTGGATACATTTAGTTTGTTTGCTCGACCCACCcaggagctcgctcggtcgagcgaccttcagtGTGCTTTCTGATAGTTTTGCTCGACGaagcatagtagagcatcttcaATCAAACAtttacacttcttcattaagtcccataacttcCATAATTAAGTCATATAATTTCATGAAATAATCAAGCTCGTAAACTCCATCATAAATCACAAACATTAAGTCACCCATTCAAGTCATCCATAGAATTCCATCCCATGAGTCACATATGAATACACACATCAATTGTACACTCAAGTCACATCATTAATCTCAACAGACCCCCATAAGGTCAACATCCTCGTTGGGTGACAACTACATTGCGTCATGATTACATTGGGTCACAATGTGCTCTTCCAATGCAAGTCACCTACTCTGCAAGCCACTCACTCCGAGTCGAGCCCCATGGGTGACATAACTCATTTGCCTAAAAACTCTTTTTCAATTACATACACAGCTGATGTGATACAAGTCTTGTACCTTAAAATGGATCATAACATTATTCtataagaaataaatatatgATCACATGTAAGTTATTTTTTgaacataaatatatatcactTTTCCATGTAAGACTTGGGTTTGATTTTATCGTCATCCTCACATAGCTCGCCCCTTCCATCAGATTACCATGTATCCaaacaaagaagaaaaaaaaaaagacatgcTATACTATAATTAAGAGGTTAATTTTTTATACTTACGTCGGTAACTATAGCAAGGACTACACATCCCATGAACATCCTTACAATGACTCTCAACTTCGTcctcttctttttccttttcctccACCATATCCGCCTTCATAACGCCGCCGCTCACGGTGGCTTTTTCCTCCAAACAAAGCCTTACAATCTTCTTAGCAGCTTCACCATCATCATTCCCACTTTCTTCCATAATCTTCTCCACTTGTGCTTTAGGCAACCTCATTTTCAACCTTGTAGGACCCACATAACCACCCTTAAGGGACCCACCACTACGGCCATCACCACCATCATCCTTAGCCGTTGATCTTGTCATGATCATCGTAAGGTCAGAAACTGTCCTCCTTGACaccttcttcatcatcaaatcTCCATTATTTCTTGCTAAGACACCTGATCTTACCTTTCTAAGAGGATTTTGAGAATTTATTTCATCAGGAAACTTGGGTAATTCAACAAGAAGGTAGATTTTTCTGGGTTTAAGTTCATCTTCTGGGTTAAGAGGTTTTGATCTAAGATTATATCTTAGAAAATCTTGTGAATCTAATAAAATATGATTTGGGTATTCTTTGATTATGTCTAAAACTTTTAATGGTAGCTTCAACTTCAAGAATTCTCCAttgattttcactatttttgCTGTTTTACTATTTGCACCTCCCATATTATTTCCCATTTTTAAAACAAGAAATGGTCAATAATGAGATATCAAGAGGTGGGAGAAAGAATATAATTGATTTTTGTTGGTGGgttttttaaaaggttttttatttttgttgggaTTGTCTTGAAATGTGTTGTGAACTTGTGATGGAAGTGTGGATGTaagataaaaatgaataaaaataaagaaaaataaaaagatataaaaGACTTAAATGATATATTTCtattagattgcgtaaaaaattaaaaatataacaagtataataaaatagaaGAAGTAGTGttgatatttaatttagttgTCATGAGTTTCTTTGAATGTATTTAAcctttcataaatttttttatgagacAATCTCACCGTTAAATACACtttatatatgaattaaatagcctaattaatacaaatattaataaatgaacttcttattttaaagtCCTATTACCAAATCTCTCACATGACTcctaactttttttattagggTGAGAAAATAAAGTGCATTTGAATTATTCTCTAGCTTTGGGCAAACCTCAAGTCCTCAACCTTATCACTGCATCATCTTAATATGAACATGATTTAGTTATCTTTattaggaatatattattgaGATAATGTAGATAAGTGATTGGAAAAAAGGGAATGGTCCACAAATATGGCTTggattttttagtttaattaaaaaaCTTGAGTTCTGcaactaaaaaaatttcaagaaaGATTAGTAGTTATTTCAGCACATGATGTGCACATGATTGGATCTCATGTTATGTAAGGAATATGGCCTTGAGTTAAGGAGTATCACTATACAATATTGTATTATGGATTGGAGAATGGATGGCATCTATGAAAGTCccaaaagtatatatatatatatgtaaatatatatatatatatatatatatatatatatatatatatatatatatatatatatatatatatatatatatgtatgtaaatatatatatatatatatatgtaaatatatatatatatatatatatatgtaaatatatatatatatatatatatatatatatatatatatatatatatatatatgtaaatatatatatatatatgtaaatatatatatatatatatatatatatatatatatatatatatatatgtaaatatatatatatatatatatatatatatatatatatatatatatgtaaatatatatatatatatatatatataaatatatatatatatatatatatatatatatatatatatatatatatatatatatatatatatatgattatgtgaaaacaattaaagtggtgaaaattGAAACTCAGAttgatacatatatattatgtcTAAAGCTgtacattatattatttatagaaATGTCGTCCGGATATGCACATCTTTTAAACAtgtatgtacaccttttaaaaaatgtccaattatttacaaaattgccactcaAATATGtacatcatttaatttttatatacacCTGTTTATTTATCTATAGGAATATAAGATGGACAGCttttcttgtatgagaccgtatCACCATGAGACGAGCCCATTTAATCagtctatttttctaattaattactttaaaaatataaatgatcactttagcACATTAAATGAACATGAGATAACCCAATAAAAATAGTCTCactatgagaccgtcttatttaaaaatttgtgtaagATGAAAAGTTTGTAACTTATAGGGTTTGaatgtttttgtttgtaaaacGTTCTAGGtattattgtatgaaactatAGATAAATTTAACAATTATGAAAAAGTAGTATTTCATCTTTTTAActgaatattaaataaaaaaatattaatctaTCAAATTGGAAGTGACTACACCGTTTAAGTAGTAACTAATACaatgtgaaatattttaaattaaattgaagtGAATACCATCTACTAACTTATTTGTGTGGAATCATTTGTCTAATCAAAGGTAATCAcatgtatttttaataaaaccaTAATACATAAACTTAAAAGTAATATGAACACTTACTAAAGAAAaggaaataataaaaaacaagaaaagacATGAACTTTATTAACCCACTAAATTTTCAAGTCACTTGTACTCCactagaaggaaaaaaaaaatgattgccCATCACAAAATATCTCTTTTCTTGCAATTAATTATTGCAAAAATGAATGGTTGATTTTGAGAGAGAAATATTACAATATAATCACTCCTTATCTAATCCTTATAATTTGGAAGTAATAATGATAGTTATGATAACAATGacctattaattaaaaaattagggGATAATCCTTGCTCCATCcattaacttttaattatttctaaaggttatgaataatctcaaacaattttgatcataaaaagcCATATTTTTAGACGTAACAAATTAACAATACAACATGTACCTTCTCTATCTTTCTCAAAATGCTTTTAATATACTTTTTAGATGAAATATAGTATTAGAAaggaaaattaaataagtatataagATTAAAAATAAGCGAATACTGAAAAATAGTGGTTATGATAGACATTGATAATAAGtttataaataagattaaataaaaaataaaattacccaaaacaaaaataatacataataaATGCTATAACCTAAAATAAAAAGCGGTATAAATTAAAAGCGAACAgtacatattatttatttttctcacTTAGTTATACAAAGGCAAATCAAGTGTATTTCATAATTGTGTTCTTCTTATTGAATAGAATGAATCTCTAGTGATAGTCTTACATTAACTCATATTCTATTTGTTGAAGCCACCAAACGTGAATAATTCATGTTAGTATATGATATTTAATGAATTATGCTtgttctattttatttattttatttccttcACAAAATTTATTGTAATGTATTAGCATTTAAAAAGGTAATGTTAGACGATAATGAAAAATGTGAATAAAAAttcttttataattaaaatttcatcacTATGGTAATAAATTAGCCTGTATAACAAAATTACACTATAAATTTTTCTCATAATCATCATCTAATAATAACAACCAAACGGATCATTAATAGAATAATCACTATTGTATACATAAAAAAGTATAACAATATTGAATGTACACACATTGAATCTCTTACACATTAcacatgatttgattttgctgcATTTAGTGTGAAAATCAAAgtgatagttttttttataatatgtttAAAATCAAAGATATAAAAGGAGTATATATTAacataaattgttgtatgagacagtTTTACTGAGTTACACGATGTATATTTAGATTGAATAGCCCATCTAATATGTACTACGTGAATATGAACTCTTTATTTAAAATCGTCTCACTAAGAGACAATCTCTATCTCGTATTTTAATagattcttaaaaaaaatcatatggtGAGTTTAAGGTTCAAATCCAAAATGGGTGATGTCTCTTCAATCTTAGAAGTAATATTATTATCTTCTTTCAAaccatttataatattattagcaTTACTTTTATGAGATTTTAATGGTTTCTTACTACAACATGCATTGTTATTCTTTGATTGATCAAAAGATCTAACAAAGGCAAAAACTTTAAAGTTTGATAAATTAGTTTGTAATTGGGGAAGATGATGAATGAGTTTATGGTTGTTAGGATCAATTCCCATGTGAatcaatttcttcttcaaatGATGATTCCAATAGTTTTTCACTTCATTGTCTGTTCTTCCTGGTAATCTTCCAGCTATCAATGACCACCTAATAGTACAATGAACGACGAAGCCAAGAATTTAATTCGAGTCAAAAAGTCGATACAACAGGAAAATGTTATTATCTGATGAAAGATAAACTATCAAAATAattgtataaaaaattataattcgaGTTTTTTatcttaaatagaaaaaatttatgattcaaAACGAGAAGTCTATTAACTTATTAAAAACACCACATTAAGTTTTATTTACACTACTTTTAtcatataataagatttatcaGATTTTATGATATTTAACCAAGTCTATTTATAATCATATATTATATCTGACatatacattttaactttttcatCTTTATccatttattatcaaatattcacattttttaaaaaaacactttaTTTTCGCTTTGATGTTAATTCAAAGCGACATAATAATATTTGCTAAATTACTTATAGATTTCCCCTTATATATAGGGTATTGCTAAACAACACCATCCTTTTCATTGTATCGCCACCTCTATattaatgaaatgacaaaaatgCCCCTAgacttaaaataacaataataataataataataataattattattattattattattattattattattattattattattattataaaattaataataatgataataaaaataaaaataatatttaaaaaaataataacagtagtagtaataataaaaataataataataataacaataataataataataacaataataataataataataataataataataataataataataataataataatatttaaaaacttaaaaaaaattaaaggggtGAGTCGCGCGCGGCTCAATCGCACAAAACCCACGACTCGACCGCGGCTCAGTCACGCACGACTCAccgctttaattttttttaaatattatttttattattattattattatcattgttattattattattattattattattattattattattattattattattattattattattattattatcattattattattattattattattattattattattattattactattattattattattattattattattattataataaaaataatattttaaaaaaaaaattaaaaaataaaaaataaaaaaataataataataattattattattattattattattatcattattattattattattataataaaaataatatttaaaaaaaattttaaaataaaaaaaataattaaaaaaaattaataataataataataataataataataataataataataataatgataataaaaaaaataatattaaaaaataataacaataataataataataataataataataataataataataataataataataataatgataataaaaaaaataatattaaaataaataataataataataataataataataataataataataataataataataataataataataataacaacaacatcaacaacaacaagaataataataataataataataataataataatttaaaaaaataaaaaaataaaaaatttaaaggggtgagtcgcacaaaacccgcGACTCGGCCGCGGTTCGGTCGCACAAAACGTGAGGCTGAGCCGCGGCCGAGTCACGGATTTTGTGCCACTCAcccctttaaaatttttaaaaatttttttttaatattattattattattattattattattattattattattatcattattattattattattattattattattattattattattattgttattatttttttaaaatattatttttatttttattatcattattattattattattattattattattattattattattattgttattatttttttaaaatattattattattattattattattattatagtccaGGGGTAATATcgtcaattcattaaaataagagtggcaataaaatgaaaaggggtgatGTTTATGGATTTTGTATATAGCTACCCCTCAAACTTACAAGAGACAAATAAACATGTATGCCTTCACTTTCCATGTTAGGTGGCCCTTATTATGCCCTTTAAATCCTTCGATCCATTTTCTTGCTAAGGTGCTCGAGGTAATGCCCTCTACATCCATGTGTATGCTTTTTAAGTTCCAAATCAGACATGTTCAATAGGGTGGGTCATAATCGGGTCAGTGTGGGACGTCTTCTAATTTGGATCGGATTAGGTTAGAAAAAGTCTTAACAAGTTAGATCGGACAAAAATCTACTTCATCCAACTTCATCCggtgtattaattttatttttttttttgacaaaatatACATATTAAAATTTGACTTAATTACATGcaaaatatataaactaaaCAAACAAGAAATAATACATGAGGGAATTAGAAATTTGAGGAGATTTTCCGTTAGTTTTAGAATCGACTCGTTAAAAGTCCATTCCACCCGCTTTTCATctatgttatttttaaaaataagggTCAATTTCGATCTTAACAAGTTAGATCACGGACTTTTAATGAAATCTCATCTCGTCTTATTAAACACCTCTTAGTTGTAACATATATTGCCACacaaaatgaagaaaaagaggaaatatATTACCTATTGCCAAGAAGTGCATGGAGCTTGATAATAAGATCCTCCTCATCTTGAGCGAAGTTCCCTACTTTAATTTTTGGCCTTAGATAATTTGTCCATCTTTGTCTATAGCTACTTCCATGAGGGCCTAAACCtaaataatattcaattttaatacaaaacatatatatgttttaaataaataattgaagTATTTTTCGACTCGAACTTGTATAATATATGGAGTAACATATTTACAAGACGTCGTTGTGACGATCCAAAGTATAACCTAATGCAACattactaattataatattaattaattttatcataataatatattacttaatataatctctaATATATGATCAACTTAATCAACCCAAAATGCCTCCTATGATATAGTACCCAATAAGCTAAAATAAATATgcaaaaaataaagatattgtCTAAAGAATCAACGTAATTAAAAGTTTATAGTTGAAGCCCTAACATATGTTAGACGCGCTATTAATTATTACGCCTCTTTATACGTGAGTCTTTTAGGGTAAAAGTTTAGATGCAATACATGCTCTTCTGATATATCATTTTAAATATTCCACATAAAATTAGGGATAGACAAAAtctgaatttataattattatgccACGTTAGATTCTAATGCTATGTAAGGAACCAATGACTCAACCAAAAGCGAAGatattgatgataaatttttatataaaagaaaaaaatttaactattaaaaaaatagtataagAGAATAAAGATTAGTATATGGTGCACAAACCAATCGTAGCTTTGGAGATAGAACTCCAAGAATCTTCACCATGAAGTTTGATATTATAATCAATGAGTTTTTTATCTTCTTGCATTGTCCAACCACCTAGATTTCTTCCATTGCAACATGGCTTCCTcatctttttattaattaattcaataataagaagattaagaaaattaattaaaaaataagatttttgagAGAGAAAAGTAGAGAATGTACAACTCTAACTTCATATTCTATGGGAAAgaacatatattatatagaaaAGGGCAGATGATATTTGCATTTATTTTACGGTCtgtttgataatttaattttaaaaagtggtagtaataataaaatattagtgTAATATTGATTAGAAAATATATCCTTTATAAAGGTTTGACTTTGTTAATCTTATTTAGTTTCAAAATTTCTTTTTCGTCATAGAATTTGTCTCATTTGTTACCACTTAAAGAAATGTTATACTAATATTAAGGGGTGAtcaaaatttgtgaaaaaaatacACATTTAAggataaattttcatttttatgagAATGATTGTATTacttttcatgaaaatttacactaaaaatttttactattatttttaatttgttactgAACAACTTGTCTCGTCGTTAGAAATGTCCACCCTTTTCTATAGAGAAGGAGGGCAATGAAATTTTATAACGCTATGACTAAGTGACTAActtaactaaaagcttaagGCGTTGATAGTTGAATTCCAAGATTACATTATAGACGATATGGATTATGAATACATGTCTTTCGTATATCTTATGACACGTTGActtctgatatcatgtcaaaTGACTAACTCTACTAGAAGGTTCAGTAAACCCCCAAGATTATGAATCATCATTATACCCAATATATTTCGCATACAAAAACCATAATCAATctgttagaaatgaaaaatgacaaatCATACTAATTTTAAAGGAAGATACGATTAAAGAGTCAAAACTCTATATAAATACACATTTCCCTAACGAGAAATGTACACTATGTTAAAAAGCTAGCTTAGAATAGCAAAGCTAAGGAGTATGAGTGTATGACCTAGGTTGACTTGACTGACGGTTTTATCATGCATGCATGATAATTAGGTGGGTCACTAGTTAGTTTGCGTGTGATGAGGTAGGACgaatcaagaaaaacaaggtAAGTGAATTAAGCATTAAATTAGAGGTAGAGcggataaaaaattatacttcctTTGTCTAATTAAAGTGGCCGCATAAGTATTtgttggaaaattaaaaaaaataaaataaaaaaaatatgatgaaATAATGTGAGAAATGTGTAGAAGAGatgaaaaataaagtaaaatactaaatgaaaattaaaggaaaaatataattcataattaaaaataaaaatcgaaTAAATTTAGTAAGACAGAAAGAGTATACATAAGTAGAAAGCTTTAATTTGTTGTTCTGTAACATATACAACTATCTAATAATACTCCTATAGAGGACTAGAGAGTGAAACCAATGTGGGTCCCAACTCATATTCCCTAAAATCTTTCGATACACATCAATAAGATACTCAAAGCAGACCCGAACATAAATTGGCCATATTTCAATTCTATCTGTGTTTACTAGGAGGCTGGAGTACTCACACCTATACATGAAGGTGGTCtcatatattgttttgaacttATCTGTACTTGGAAGTTCCTTCGACATTGCCTCTAAGTTAAGTTAGAAAAAGATAGTTGACATTACTCCCATCATTTTCATATATAGCAGCTTGTGGCAATCAAATTGGCAATGTTGAAGCTT
This genomic interval carries:
- the LOC130802238 gene encoding uncharacterized protein At1g66480-like; translation: MGNNMGGANSKTAKIVKINGEFLKLKLPLKVLDIIKEYPNHILLDSQDFLRYNLRSKPLNPEDELKPRKIYLLVELPKFPDEINSQNPLRKVRSGVLARNNGDLMMKKVSRRTVSDLTMIMTRSTAKDDGGDGRSGGSLKGGYVGPTRLKMRLPKAQVEKIMEESGNDDGEAAKKIVRLCLEEKATVSGGVMKADMVEEKEKEEDEVESHCKDVHGMCSPCYSYRRKYKKLTS
- the LOC130803307 gene encoding MYB-like transcription factor 4, producing the protein MRKPCCNGRNLGGWTMQEDKKLIDYNIKLHGEDSWSSISKATIGLGPHGSSYRQRWTNYLRPKIKVGNFAQDEEDLIIKLHALLGNRWSLIAGRLPGRTDNEVKNYWNHHLKKKLIHMGIDPNNHKLIHHLPQLQTNLSNFKVFAFVRSFDQSKNNNACCSKKPLKSHKSNANNIINGLKEDNNITSKIEETSPILDLNLKLTI